A DNA window from Chlamydiota bacterium contains the following coding sequences:
- the ahpC gene encoding peroxiredoxin, translated as MIQINHKVPDFEVDALMNDEVKKIRFADYRGKWMVLIFYPADFTFICPTELEDAAKKYEEFKKLGAEVFGVSTDTVYTHKAWHDSSPSIKKVQYPMIADPTGKLAREFGTYIEEAGLSLRGTFIIDPDGILKTIEVHDNSIGRNASELVRRLQAAKFVREHKGEVCPASWEPGKTTLKPGLDLVGKI; from the coding sequence ATGATTCAAATTAACCATAAAGTCCCAGATTTTGAAGTTGATGCGTTGATGAATGATGAAGTGAAGAAAATTAGGTTTGCTGATTATCGAGGGAAGTGGATGGTTCTTATTTTTTACCCAGCGGATTTTACCTTTATTTGTCCAACCGAGCTTGAGGATGCAGCGAAGAAATATGAGGAATTTAAAAAACTAGGAGCAGAAGTTTTTGGGGTGAGTACGGATACTGTCTATACCCACAAGGCCTGGCACGATTCATCTCCATCCATTAAAAAGGTTCAATATCCGATGATTGCGGACCCGACCGGAAAATTAGCCCGAGAATTTGGAACCTATATTGAAGAGGCGGGACTTTCCTTGAGAGGAACCTTCATCATTGATCCAGATGGGATTTTGAAGACGATTGAAGTTCATGACAACAGCATTGGGCGAAATGCCTCTGAACTGGTTCGTCGTCTTCAAGCAGCAAAGTTTGTTCGTGAGCATAAGGGTGAGGTTTGTCCTGCCAGTTGGGAACCTGGAAAAACAACATTGAAGCCGGGTCTTGATCTCGTTGGAAAGATTTAA
- the tilS gene encoding tRNA lysidine(34) synthetase TilS — protein sequence MKSLQDRVFEYIQNKKLIHSGDKVLVGVSGGGDSIALLHLLYDLSLRLEINLLVTHFDHQLRPDESQKDCVFVQKEAEALRLPFLSKKMNIKTLAKDENLSLEETARDARYSFFEEVAQACGAQKIAAGHTREDQAETILLRILRGTGPEGLQGMKPARSLGPLTLIRPLLFISRNELREYLKEKKLEWREDASNDNLFFTRNRVRKVLIPLLEKEFNPQVVDHLNHLSETLECENKYLNDEIQRIRASEIQKEDRNLFFNAHSFKILPQALQTRLIRNLFRELTKGEELSFVHVKNVLSFLSSSQSGRSLELPQGLEVWLDFDRIFMGQREAKSGFPCQTLLIPGEKMILTDPFKYEIFVRWMKKEEEIEERKNQVSLGNFLEELSLEGEVERVEHFDGSCVDSLLIRSREAGDLYDPIGLGTFKKIKEILIDQKIPRSLREAIPLFLSKDKILWVGGYRISESFKVKPETQTILEIRLRMVRCSRTLYLPVLPIP from the coding sequence ATGAAATCATTGCAGGATCGTGTATTTGAATATATTCAGAATAAAAAGCTGATCCATTCTGGCGACAAGGTGTTGGTTGGGGTCTCAGGTGGGGGGGATTCTATCGCTCTTCTTCATCTCCTCTACGATTTAAGCTTGCGTTTAGAAATCAATCTATTGGTAACCCATTTCGATCACCAACTTCGTCCGGATGAATCTCAGAAAGACTGTGTCTTCGTTCAAAAAGAAGCAGAGGCTCTTCGTCTTCCATTCCTCTCGAAAAAAATGAATATTAAGACTCTGGCCAAAGATGAAAATCTTTCTTTGGAGGAAACAGCACGAGATGCAAGATATTCTTTTTTTGAAGAGGTGGCGCAAGCATGCGGTGCTCAAAAGATTGCTGCGGGACATACACGGGAAGACCAGGCAGAAACGATACTGCTTAGAATTTTGAGAGGAACAGGACCTGAAGGACTTCAAGGAATGAAACCGGCCCGATCCTTAGGCCCTTTAACTCTCATTCGTCCCTTGCTTTTTATTTCTCGCAATGAACTCAGGGAATATTTAAAAGAAAAAAAACTTGAGTGGCGTGAAGACGCTTCCAATGATAACCTTTTTTTTACAAGAAATCGGGTGAGAAAGGTGCTCATTCCTCTTTTAGAAAAAGAATTTAATCCTCAGGTAGTGGATCACTTAAATCATCTTTCGGAAACGCTCGAGTGTGAAAACAAATATTTAAATGACGAGATTCAACGCATCAGGGCATCTGAAATTCAAAAGGAGGATCGAAATTTATTTTTTAATGCACATTCCTTTAAAATCTTGCCTCAGGCTCTTCAGACACGATTGATTCGAAACCTCTTTCGAGAACTGACAAAGGGGGAAGAACTTTCATTTGTTCATGTCAAAAATGTTTTATCCTTCCTTTCTTCTTCTCAATCAGGTCGAAGTCTTGAACTTCCTCAAGGGCTGGAAGTTTGGCTAGACTTCGATCGAATTTTTATGGGGCAAAGAGAAGCGAAGAGTGGATTTCCCTGTCAAACACTCTTGATCCCGGGTGAAAAAATGATTTTGACGGATCCATTCAAGTATGAAATTTTCGTTCGTTGGATGAAGAAAGAAGAGGAGATAGAAGAGAGAAAAAATCAAGTTTCATTGGGAAATTTTTTAGAAGAGTTATCTCTGGAAGGAGAGGTAGAACGTGTAGAACATTTTGATGGGTCTTGCGTAGATTCTTTGCTCATTCGCTCACGTGAGGCGGGAGATCTTTATGATCCTATTGGCCTTGGGACTTTCAAAAAAATAAAAGAGATTTTAATCGATCAGAAAATTCCTCGATCGTTACGGGAAGCAATCCCTCTTTTTTTATCTAAAGATAAAATTCTTTGGGTGGGGGGATACCGAATTTCAGAATCGTTTAAGGTGAAGCCAGAGACTCAAACAATTTTAGAGATCAGACTTAGGATGGTTAGATGTTCAAGGACATTGTACTTGCCCGTATTGCCAATCCCGTGA
- a CDS encoding 4Fe-4S binding protein, giving the protein MAYVITEKCLGERYASCASVCPVECIHPGDYQGKEFMIIDPEVCISCGLCLPECPINAIVDSEDQDPTWAKINIELTPSYKGNPPATERARNDPPRRPDNKLVQ; this is encoded by the coding sequence ATGGCCTATGTTATTACCGAAAAATGTTTAGGGGAGCGTTATGCATCTTGCGCTTCTGTTTGTCCTGTTGAATGCATTCACCCCGGTGATTACCAGGGAAAAGAATTCATGATCATTGATCCGGAAGTTTGCATCAGCTGCGGACTCTGCCTTCCTGAATGCCCCATCAATGCCATTGTTGATAGCGAAGATCAAGATCCAACCTGGGCAAAAATTAATATCGAACTCACTCCATCCTATAAAGGAAATCCTCCTGCAACGGAAAGAGCCCGAAACGATCCTCCTCGAAGGCCCGATAATAAATTGGTTCAATAA
- a CDS encoding ABC transporter permease, translated as MALPLKYSIRNLWVRKTTTTMTIVGMGLTVGIFICLMAFTEGIRSAVISTGSVDNIILMRDGSVATEFSVLDREILTQLKAIPEAKTTSKGEPLVSPEYHIGIPIPVKNGRGQRKPTRFRGVLPIAFKVYENVRVSEGHSNLAGSGMVMGRAVAERLGGYRVGDHLRFSRGEWTVVGILDGNGTSYDSEIWVDLNDLLSDQRKDQISCVTIKLKSIKEEKELNQRLTDDPRLHVKAMGEIEYYEEQSEALSQIHVLGNIVALLMAIAAIFGGMNTMYAAVAGRIQEIATLRFMGFKNRNILLAILIESWLIALGGVLVGSLMGLVVNGISLTTLSPMFSEITFQFRVTLGILSEAFLFALVMGLLGGILPARSACKVKMATALREE; from the coding sequence ATGGCTTTGCCTTTAAAATACAGCATTCGCAATTTATGGGTTCGTAAAACAACGACGACCATGACCATTGTTGGCATGGGACTCACCGTGGGCATTTTTATTTGTCTCATGGCCTTTACGGAAGGAATACGGTCGGCTGTGATATCGACGGGCTCAGTGGATAATATCATTTTGATGCGGGATGGAAGTGTTGCAACTGAATTCAGTGTTTTAGATCGAGAGATTTTGACTCAGCTTAAAGCGATTCCAGAAGCAAAGACCACCTCTAAAGGTGAGCCCTTGGTTTCTCCCGAATATCATATTGGAATTCCCATCCCTGTTAAAAATGGAAGAGGTCAACGCAAACCCACACGTTTTCGAGGCGTTCTTCCCATCGCTTTCAAAGTTTATGAAAATGTTCGTGTGAGCGAAGGTCATTCTAATCTGGCTGGATCAGGGATGGTCATGGGCCGGGCCGTCGCTGAAAGGTTGGGGGGATATCGGGTCGGAGACCATTTGAGGTTTAGCCGTGGGGAATGGACGGTGGTTGGAATTTTAGATGGGAATGGAACCTCTTATGATTCTGAAATTTGGGTGGATCTCAATGATTTATTGTCAGATCAAAGGAAAGATCAAATTTCTTGCGTGACGATTAAGCTTAAAAGTATAAAAGAAGAGAAGGAACTTAATCAAAGGTTGACGGATGATCCTCGTCTCCATGTCAAGGCCATGGGAGAGATTGAGTATTATGAAGAGCAAAGCGAGGCCCTCTCTCAAATCCACGTTTTGGGCAATATTGTGGCACTACTCATGGCCATTGCGGCGATCTTTGGTGGCATGAATACAATGTATGCTGCGGTCGCAGGAAGAATTCAGGAAATTGCAACTTTGCGATTTATGGGATTTAAAAATAGAAATATCTTATTAGCTATTTTAATTGAGTCTTGGCTCATTGCTTTGGGAGGGGTCCTTGTCGGATCTTTGATGGGACTTGTTGTCAATGGAATTTCCCTAACCACTTTAAGCCCGATGTTTTCGGAAATCACCTTTCAATTTCGAGTGACATTAGGAATTCTCTCTGAGGCTTTTCTTTTTGCGCTTGTGATGGGCCTTCTTGGAGGGATTCTTCCCGCTCGATCGGCTTGTAAGGTTAAAATGGCAACCGCATTAAGGGAGGAATGA
- a CDS encoding FtsX-like permease family protein has protein sequence MRFIPLIIRNIFRSKRRSFLTLLNIGVSLFLFCALDCVLSTLRRFMTETEKNLVVITRDRHATFMNGGVPLSYIGEIRKIPEVLDLSTNLFVIIRPKKEGEEPIFTISITPQGIDWMRKDFKDIPEVEREAFKKGDRTVALVGKQVMDRYGWKVGHIVTLDAANANARLEVKIVGVVPSGIAADNILLHYDYLNEVLGRPDVAHSVAIRIPSLDVIAHLSSQIDKMFENRPVQTETLTEKAAFSDFMSSFSPIEWIIRTISFLVIVSSVSITANAIAMSMRERSREVAVLKSLGFTRQLILSLLLSESTLLSFVGGALGSFGAYFFFKFYGVSLRLGPFSYFVVDPETLAIGLIISIAIGFSSGLVPALHAARLSITNTLRRVG, from the coding sequence ATGCGTTTCATCCCTTTAATTATTAGAAATATCTTTAGAAGTAAGCGGAGGAGTTTTTTGACCCTTCTTAATATTGGGGTTTCCCTCTTTCTTTTTTGTGCTTTGGATTGTGTGCTATCGACCCTCCGCAGATTTATGACTGAAACAGAAAAGAATTTGGTCGTGATTACTCGAGATAGGCATGCCACCTTTATGAATGGGGGAGTTCCGCTTTCTTATATCGGTGAAATTCGTAAAATTCCAGAGGTGTTGGATTTATCCACCAATCTTTTTGTGATTATTCGACCCAAGAAAGAGGGGGAAGAACCGATCTTTACCATTTCGATTACACCACAAGGGATTGATTGGATGAGAAAGGATTTTAAGGACATTCCTGAAGTTGAGCGCGAGGCTTTTAAAAAGGGAGACCGAACCGTTGCCTTGGTTGGAAAACAGGTGATGGATCGTTATGGGTGGAAGGTGGGTCATATCGTGACACTTGATGCGGCCAATGCGAATGCGAGGCTTGAAGTTAAAATTGTAGGAGTGGTTCCCAGCGGGATTGCAGCGGATAATATTCTTCTTCATTATGATTATTTGAATGAGGTCTTGGGCCGTCCAGATGTTGCGCACAGTGTGGCCATTCGAATCCCTAGCTTAGATGTGATTGCCCATTTGTCATCCCAAATCGACAAGATGTTCGAGAATCGGCCTGTCCAGACAGAAACTTTAACTGAAAAAGCTGCGTTCAGCGATTTTATGTCTTCTTTTAGTCCCATTGAATGGATTATTCGAACCATTTCTTTTTTGGTGATTGTTTCCAGTGTTTCAATTACGGCCAATGCCATTGCAATGTCGATGCGGGAGCGCTCTCGCGAGGTTGCTGTTTTAAAGAGTTTGGGTTTTACCCGCCAACTCATTTTAAGTTTATTGCTGTCAGAGTCGACCTTGCTTTCCTTTGTCGGGGGAGCTCTGGGTTCTTTTGGAGCTTATTTTTTCTTTAAATTTTATGGGGTCTCTTTAAGATTGGGACCTTTTAGCTATTTTGTGGTGGATCCAGAAACGCTAGCCATAGGGCTCATCATTTCTATCGCTATTGGTTTCTCAAGCGGACTCGTTCCTGCCCTTCATGCTGCGAGGCTTTCGATTACAAATACGTTAAGAAGAGTGGGATAA
- a CDS encoding ABC transporter ATP-binding protein: MDTDSIIQLKGVSKEFSRGSERLHVLQDLDLSVTEGEFLALMGPSGSGKSTLLNLIAGIDKPSTGQVIIQDTDITPFSETQLAAWRSRRVGFIFQFYYLIPVLTAFENVELPLLLLKMSKAERAQRVKTVLTIVGLEARMKHLPNQLSGGEEQRVAIARAIVADPKIVLADEPTGDLDAKSAQEILRLLELLNQEFKKTILMVTHDPKAASHAKKTLHLEKGDLVERGQ; encoded by the coding sequence ATGGACACAGATAGCATTATTCAGCTTAAAGGAGTGAGCAAGGAATTCTCAAGAGGCAGTGAACGGCTTCATGTCTTACAGGACCTGGATTTATCCGTTACGGAAGGTGAATTTTTAGCCTTGATGGGCCCTTCAGGATCCGGAAAATCAACGCTTCTTAATCTGATCGCTGGAATTGACAAGCCCAGTACGGGGCAAGTGATTATTCAAGATACGGATATCACTCCCTTTTCAGAAACTCAATTAGCGGCCTGGCGGTCGAGGCGAGTTGGTTTTATTTTTCAGTTTTATTATTTAATTCCTGTTCTCACCGCTTTTGAAAATGTGGAACTTCCTCTTTTACTCCTCAAAATGTCGAAGGCTGAACGGGCCCAACGGGTGAAGACGGTGCTCACCATTGTTGGGCTAGAGGCCCGAATGAAACATCTTCCCAATCAACTTTCAGGGGGAGAGGAGCAGCGGGTGGCCATTGCTCGAGCGATTGTAGCGGATCCTAAAATTGTCTTGGCCGATGAGCCGACCGGAGACTTAGATGCTAAGTCCGCTCAAGAAATCTTGAGACTTCTTGAACTCTTGAATCAAGAGTTCAAAAAGACAATTCTGATGGTGACCCATGATCCAAAGGCGGCTTCTCATGCAAAGAAAACCCTCCATTTGGAAAAGGGAGATTTGGTGGAAAGGGGACAGTAA
- a CDS encoding efflux RND transporter periplasmic adaptor subunit → MDETKDDVRLRNLKRLVIQDEASSVTKPQSKWKIPWKWFLVVGLLCAAGLSLRAFRTTRPIEVEVMEISLSRPFSNSQILTAGGYVISKTEAVIGPKIPGRLKEMFFEEGAHVKLGDLLARLDDDEAEAQLELAKANLKEAQSNLKRAQNLFAEKVISQADFDRSKTDFHVKKAQKKLAEAQWKNTQIISPIDGIVLERLSEIGEIVNPNLELQAGKDTGIYKLADLNHLQVEADISESDVHQIDLGQGVVVSVDATGRQSYKGEVEEIAPMANRQKGTVQVKVKILDRDEKLKPQMSAKLTFLSEKKVSEESLTPRILIPASAVQKDGSPSVFILNDGKAIQKWIELSSAKEGESCEVKSGLAEGDRLIIKSEKVLSDGIKVRVRVK, encoded by the coding sequence ATGGATGAAACCAAAGATGATGTGAGGCTTCGCAATTTGAAACGTTTGGTGATTCAAGATGAGGCTTCTTCTGTTACGAAGCCTCAATCAAAATGGAAAATTCCATGGAAATGGTTTCTGGTTGTTGGGCTTTTATGTGCGGCAGGTCTTTCTTTAAGAGCTTTTAGAACGACCCGCCCCATTGAAGTTGAAGTGATGGAAATATCCCTATCTCGCCCCTTTTCAAACTCTCAGATTCTAACTGCAGGAGGGTATGTTATTTCTAAAACGGAGGCAGTGATTGGGCCAAAAATTCCAGGTCGCTTGAAGGAGATGTTTTTTGAAGAAGGGGCTCATGTAAAGTTGGGTGATCTTCTTGCTCGATTGGATGATGATGAAGCAGAAGCGCAACTAGAATTGGCAAAAGCAAATTTGAAAGAAGCTCAATCGAATTTAAAGAGGGCGCAAAATTTATTTGCTGAAAAAGTGATTAGTCAGGCTGATTTTGACCGTTCAAAAACAGATTTTCACGTTAAAAAGGCTCAAAAAAAATTGGCGGAGGCACAATGGAAAAACACCCAGATTATTTCTCCGATCGATGGAATTGTTTTGGAACGCTTGTCAGAGATTGGGGAAATTGTAAATCCCAATCTTGAACTTCAGGCTGGGAAAGACACAGGGATTTACAAGCTTGCGGACTTAAATCATTTACAAGTGGAGGCCGATATTTCTGAATCTGATGTGCATCAAATTGATCTTGGACAAGGGGTCGTGGTTTCGGTGGATGCGACGGGGCGTCAATCCTATAAAGGAGAAGTCGAGGAGATTGCACCGATGGCTAATCGGCAAAAGGGAACGGTTCAAGTGAAGGTAAAAATTTTGGATCGGGATGAAAAGCTAAAGCCTCAGATGAGCGCAAAGTTGACGTTCTTGTCTGAAAAAAAGGTGTCTGAAGAAAGTTTGACGCCCAGAATTTTGATTCCCGCATCAGCGGTTCAAAAAGATGGATCACCCTCTGTTTTCATTTTGAACGATGGGAAGGCCATTCAGAAATGGATAGAGCTCTCTTCCGCGAAGGAAGGTGAATCGTGCGAGGTGAAATCAGGATTGGCTGAGGGAGATCGATTGATTATTAAAAGCGAAAAGGTTCTTTCAGATGGGATCAAGGTCAGGGTCAGAGTGAAATAG
- a CDS encoding thiazole synthase codes for MNNELTYTNQSLKIANRIFRSRLLIGTGKFSSGKIMAEAIEASGAELVTVALRRVDLTHPEENILSFIDPKKYLLLPNTSGAQTAEEAVRLARLARAAEISNWIKLEVTPDPRYLLPDPIETLKAAEILVKENFVVLPYIHADPILAKRLEEVGTATVMPLGSPIGSNQGIRTKESIQIIIEQAKIPVVVDAGLGSASDGAEAMEMGADAVLINTAIATSLNPVLMATAFKLGVEAGRKAFEAGLSPRRSTAQASSPLTGFLEPVS; via the coding sequence ATGAACAATGAGTTAACCTATACAAATCAATCTCTCAAAATTGCTAACCGTATTTTCCGCTCAAGACTTTTGATTGGAACAGGAAAATTCTCTTCCGGGAAAATCATGGCTGAAGCGATTGAAGCTTCAGGAGCAGAGTTGGTTACAGTGGCTCTGAGACGAGTCGATCTGACCCATCCTGAAGAAAATATTTTGTCATTTATTGACCCCAAAAAATACCTCCTTCTCCCTAATACTTCTGGAGCACAAACGGCTGAGGAAGCGGTACGGCTAGCCAGACTGGCTCGAGCCGCTGAGATTTCAAATTGGATAAAATTAGAAGTTACCCCTGATCCCCGCTATCTTCTTCCAGACCCGATTGAGACCCTAAAAGCTGCTGAAATTCTCGTGAAAGAAAATTTTGTTGTCCTTCCTTATATCCATGCCGATCCTATTCTCGCAAAACGTCTCGAAGAAGTGGGGACAGCAACGGTCATGCCCCTGGGGTCCCCCATCGGATCGAATCAAGGAATTCGAACCAAAGAATCCATTCAAATTATCATTGAACAAGCTAAAATCCCTGTCGTGGTAGACGCAGGCCTTGGAAGTGCATCGGACGGCGCTGAAGCCATGGAAATGGGAGCTGACGCTGTTTTGATTAATACCGCCATTGCGACATCTCTTAATCCTGTCCTCATGGCTACTGCATTTAAGCTTGGGGTAGAGGCTGGACGAAAGGCTTTTGAGGCTGGGCTTTCGCCTCGTCGTTCTACCGCTCAAGCTTCAAGCCCACTGACAGGTTTTTTGGAGCCTGTTTCATGA